The following proteins come from a genomic window of Tenebrio molitor chromosome 9, icTenMoli1.1, whole genome shotgun sequence:
- the WDR79 gene encoding telomerase Cajal body protein 1 homolog: protein MSEAVTEQQYEMSDAVLGQSFVSYTNYNFENSALELARCQWSNYADQHYLKGCKWSPDGTCLLTVVRGAGMHVMELPTDLYSGETIMNSRPIVALSPAVSVPESGLIYDYCWYPGMNSANPATCCWLSSGHEGPIHLWDAFSGNLRCSYRGYNSVDELEAAISVTFSADGQNVFCGYKKNVKIFSTGRPGREFVEYPTTHPASCLVASQAQPGVVAIGSWKNTIELVSQSDGSFRHLCKLTGHKGGITAMAFSLDGSRLYSGGRKDKEIICWDLRVPGRPMFCLTREANTNQKISIDLSMCGNWLVSGGSDGKVQVWNVHDSTYPTVHMQMPLHSDSCNGVSLHPYRPILATATGQHHTLDPLHHTRTALVYENALCIWWVGQQQEDPDLLATIIKAATNS, encoded by the exons ATGAGCGAAGCAGTGACGGAACAGCAGTACGAGATGAGCGATGCCGTACTAGGCCAGTCGTTCGTGTCATACACAAATTACAACTTCGAGAACTCCGCCTTGGAACTGGCCCGATGTCAGTGGTCAAATTACGCGGACCAGCACTACCTCAAAGGATGCAAGTGGTCTCCAGATGGAACTTGTCTCTTGACGGTGGTCCGAGGGGCGGGAATGCACGTCATGGAGTTGCCCACCGACCTGTACTCCGGCGAAACGATAATGAACAGTCGGCCGATCGTAGCGCTCAGCCCTGCAGTCAGCGTGCCCGAAAGTGGCCTCATCTATGACTATTGTTGGTACCCTGGGATGAACAGTGCCAATCCAGCAACTTGTTG TTGGTTGTCGAGCGGTCATGAAGGCCCAATCCATCTATGGGACGCTTTCAGTGGAAATTTGCGGTGTTCGTACAGAGGGTACAACAGTGTCGATGAACTGGAAGCTGCAATAAGCGTAACTTTTTCAGCTGATGGTCAGAATGTATTTTGTGGTTACAAGAagaatgttaaaatttttagtacGGGTCGACCGGGGCGGGAGTTTGTCGAGTATCCAACAACGCATCCTGCTTCGTGTCTGGTGGCTAGTCAAGCGCAACCTGGCGTGGTAGCGATAG GTTCGTGGAAGAACACCATAGAGCTGGTGTCCCAGAGCGACGGCAGCTTCCGTCACCTGTGCAAGCTGACGGGCCACAAGGGGGGCATCACGGCGATGGCGTTCTCGTTGGACGGGTCCCGACTGTACAGCGGCGGCAGGAAGGACAAAGAGATTATCTGCTGGGATCTACGA GTGCCAGGTCGGCCGATGTTCTGTTTGACCCGGGAGGCTAATACCAACCAAAAAATCAGTATTGACCTGTCGATGTGCGGCAACTGGCTCGTCTCGGGGGGCTCGGATGGTAAGGTGCAAGTTTGGAACGTTCACGATAGTACCTATCCGACCGTCCACATGCAG ATGCCTCTGCACAGCGACAGTTGCAATGGGGTAAGTTTGCATCCGTACCGACCGATTCTCGCGACCGCCACCGGCCAGCACCACACCCTCGACCCCCTGCATCACACCAGGACGGCACTGGTGTACGAGAACGCTCTGTGCATCTGGTGGGTAGGCCAGCAACAGGAAGATCCTGATCTACTCGCGACCATCATCAAAGCTGCGACGAACTCTTAA
- the LOC138137753 gene encoding uncharacterized protein, producing the protein MLVPVFVPMHAIHHSKMYLKSEESDLLLHWFIEIGKKGVAYKEPVLGAKTVRFFKQICEAFEQNTHVFVMTIEVAEEYIRAKKLKKQKINDPLLAAVTITFICHKCEGARESLKVKHVVDLLFHFTHKCYNPTQVTAMEGDILVTLNGKLPITTALDDMDVIIEKYVKETRLKANVRPLCLKILECAYMERNNWFEELKIIYSQNKECVVVFRHLVSSKFYVPVSILITAIELTHYRHILDVDTILADVTKHTKIHQDHLRILVAKMIEIMSYT; encoded by the coding sequence ATGTTGGTACCAGTGTTTGTACCCATGCACGCGATACATCATTCAAAAATGTATCTAAAGAGTGAAGAAAGTGATTTATTGCTCCACTGGTTCATAGAAATTGGTAAAAAGGGCGTCGCGTACAAAGAGCCCGTCTTGGGGGCGAAGACGGTGAGATTCTTCAAGCAAATCTGCGAAGCTTTCGAGCAAAACACTCACGTCTTCGTCATGACCATCGAAGTAGCTGAAGAGTATATCAGAgcgaagaaattgaaaaaacagaaaatcaACGACCCGCTCTTGGCCGCCGTGACCATCACGTTCATTTGCCACAAGTGCGAGGGGGCCCGGGAGAGTCTGAAAGTGAAGCATGTGGTTGACTTGTTGTTCCACTTCACGCACAAGTGTTACAACCCGACGCAAGTCACGGCGATGGAGGGCGACATTCTGGTTACTTTGAACGGGAAGCTGCCGATAACGACGGCGCTCGACGACATGGACGTCATCATAGAGAAGTACGTGAAGGAGACGCGGCTCAAAGCCAACGTTCGACCGCTGTGTTTGAAGATCCTCGAGTGTGCCTACATGGAGCGGAACAACTGGTTCGAAGAGCTCAAGATCATCTACAGCCAGAACAAGGAGTGCGTGGTCGTGTTCCGGCACCTGGTCAGCTCCAAGTTCTATGTGCCCGTGAGTATCCTAATAACCGCGATCGAACTGACCCACTATCGACACATCCTGGACGTCGATACCATCCTAGCTGACGTGACTAAACACACAAAGATCCACCAGGACCACTTGAGGATTTTGGTTGCCAAAATGATTGAGATCATGAGTTACACTTAA
- the LOC138137750 gene encoding alkaline phosphatase-like isoform X2, with translation MCSSRICLATIYLLLNFNCVFNLTEDRSYWLNLGKSDLQDALNTETIVAPAKNVILFVGDGMGPTTTTASRIYSRGESGYLSFERFPHVGALKTYNADKWVPDSSSTATALFSGVKANYKTSGVDSSVKLDDCDASLRPEVRLEGLMRWAQESGRSTGFATTTRVTHATPSALYAHVPNRKWECESEIPQESRRCKDIARQLVEDEPGRNINVVMGGGRQCLQSGVGDLQGDPVDTWACYSKDGRDLVKDWEQDKKRRNKSYVTVKNNEELDKVDPSTEFVLGIFANGHMSMDYARDKSPKGMPSLANMTQKGLDILAKNPRGYIFVVEGGLIDYAHHRGHARKALDETVSFSDAIQIALEKTDPQETLIIVTSDHSHSLVFSGYASRDSNILDVAQPSVMDNVPYTSLLYGTGGPNNYQYSVVNSTVSRNDPSVNNTRDFEYSQQAVVLTDEVTHGGSDVLVYAKGPMAHLFHTVHEQTYVAYVISYAAKIGPFKNGVPDTNPTSIILTSCLFFSLLIRKSLYT, from the exons ATGTGTTCATCGCGAATATGTCTagcgacaatttatttattactaaactTCAACTGTGTATTCAATTTAACAGAAg ATCGATCCTATTGGCTGAATTTGGGAAAGTCTGACCTTCAAGACGCCCTAAACACCGAAACAATTGTTGCACCCGCGAAAAACGTCATCTTATTCGTGGGGGACGGCATGGGCCCCACCACCACCACCGCCTCCCGCATCTACTCTCGTGGCGAATCCGGTTACCTCTCCTTCGAGCGCTTCCCCCACGTCGGCGCCCTCAAG ACGTACAACGCCGACAAATGGGTCCCCGACTCCAGCAGCACCGCCACCGCTCTCTTCTCCGGCGTCAAGGCCAACTACAAGACTTCAGGGGTGGACTCCAGCGTGAAACTGGACGACTGCGATGCCTCCCTGCGGCCCGAAGTGCGGCTCGAGGGGCTGATGCGGTGGGCGCAGGAGTCGGGCAGGTCAACGGGTTTCGCCACAACCACTCGCGTCACCCATGCCACCCCCAGCGCGCTCTACGCCCACGTCCCCAACAGGAAGTGGGAATGCGAGAGCGAAATCCCGCAGGAGTCGCGGAGGTGCAAGGACATAGCGAGGCAGCTGGTCGAGGACGAGCCCGGTAGGAACATCAACGTCGTGATGGGGGGAGGGAGGCAGTGCCTGCAATCGGGGGTTGGAGATCTACAGGGTGATCCGGTAGACACGTGGGCTTGCTACAGCAAGGATGGGCGCGATCTCGTCAAGGACTGGGAGCAAGACAAGAAGAGGAGGAACAAGAGCTATGTCACGGTTAAGAATAACGAAGAGCTGGACAAGGTGGATCCGTCGACAGAGTTTGTCTTag gaatTTTTGCAAATGGCCACATGTCTATGGACTACGCCCGAGACAAATCACCTAAAGGAATGCCCTCTCTCGCAAATATGACGCAAAAAGGACTAGATATTCTCGCAAAGAATCCTCGAGGTTACATCTTTGTCGTGGAAGGAGGTCTCATCGATTACGCCCACCACAGAGGACATGCCAGAAAAGCTTTAGACGAAACAGTTTCCTTTAGTGACGCAATTCAGATCGCTTTGGAAAAAACAGATCCTCAAGAAACTCTCATCATAGTGACAAGTGACCATTCGCATTCACTTGTCTTCAGTGGATACGCCTCCCGAGATTCTAACATATTAG atGTTGCACAGCCGTCAGTAATGGATAATGTCCCGTATACGTCACTGTTGTACGGTACTGGTGGTCCAAATAATTATCAGTATTCTGTAGTAAACAGTACAGTGTCACGTAACGATCCATCCGTCAATAATACTCGAGATTTTGAATATTCACAGCAGGCGGTGGTTTTAACGGATGAAGTTACCCACGGCGGAAGCGATGTTCTAGTTTACGCGAAAG GACCCATGGCCCACCTTTTTCACACCGTACACGAGCAAACCTACGTTGCTTACGTCATCAGCTACGCTGCGAAAATTGGCCCCTTCAAAAATGGGGTGCCTGATACGAATCCCACCAGTATTATTTTAACTTCATGCTTATTCTTTTCGTTACTAATACGAAAATCTCTTTACACGtaa
- the TyrRS-m gene encoding tyrosine--tRNA ligase, mitochondrial: MLIKQLVKCNKRTFLVRYYSNRNILKLKERGMFQDIFPDTAANTVTDLLNAAPRCVYAGFDPTADSLHIGNLLILINLLHWQRGGHQPIALIGGATAKIGDPSGKNTEREKLASVFIDENIKGIKSNIDKIFHNHEKYIWKEEKLPPLKFVNNEEWYSKISPTDLIGGAGRHLRMGTLLSRTSVQTRLQSPVGMSFTEFSYQLFQAYDWLHLFQKYNCLFQIGGNDQMGNIMSGHELISKTCDKQVYGLTVPLVTTEMGDKFGKSAGNAMWLSSNKTSPFLLYQFFVRQVDSEVEKMLQLFTFDTVGSIKDLMRRHREKPELRLPHKRLAEQVVLLVHGEKGVAAALKATEALYEQSVTALGQMNASEVKSLFEGATIVDILPEPGQSVLDLSMKAGCFPTKEDAVRIISAGGFYINHQRTNNPNEILNLNVHRLANNITLLRVGKRNYYVVKWLN; encoded by the exons ATGTTGATCAAACAATTGGTAAAATGCAACAAACGGACGTTTCTCGTGAGGTACTACTCGAACCGCAacattttaaaactgaaaGAGCGAGGAATGTTTCAAGACATTTTCCCTGATACGGCGGC CAACACTGTGACGGATCTGCTGAACGCGGCCCCACGATGTGTCTATGCAGGGTTCGACCCTACCGCAGACAGCCTCCACATTGGCAATTTGCTGATTTTGATCAATCTGTTGCACTGGCAGCGAGGAGGTCACCAACCGATTGCTCTG ATTGGAGGCGCGACTGCTAAAATTGGGGACCCCAGCGGGAAAAACACAGAGCGAGAGAAACTCGCAAGTGTTTTCATCGATGAGAACATCAAGGGGATCAAAAGCAACATAgacaaaatttttcacaatcatgaaaaatacatttggaaAGAGGAAAAACTACCACCGTTGAA aTTTGTGAATAATGAAGAGTGGTACAGTAAGATCTCGCCAACTGATCTGATAGGTGGCGCTGGGCGTCACTTACGAATGGGGACACTGCTCAGCAGAACTAGCGTACAGACCAGACTCCAGTCCCCAGTCGGCATGAGTTTCACTGAGTTCAGCTACCAACTGTTCCAGGCCTACGACTGGTTGCACCTATTCCAGAAATACAACTGTCTCTTCCAAATCGGTGGAAACGACCAAATGGGCAACATCATGTCAGGTCACGAACTCATCAGTAAAACTTGTGACAAACAAGTCTACG GCCTGACCGTTCCTCTTGTTACGACAGAAATGGGCGACAAATTTGGCAAGTCTGCAGGAAACGCGATGTGGTTGTCCTCGAACAAAACTTCTCCTTTCCTACTATACCAATTTTTCGTCCGTCAGGTGGACTCCGAGGTCGAGAAAATGTTGCAGCTGTTCACGTTTGACACGGTTGGAAGCATCAAAGATTTAATGAGACGCCACCGCGAGAAGCCCGAGTTGCGACTGCCCCACAAGCGTCTGGCCGAGCAAGTGGTGTTGTTGGTTCACGGCGAGAAGGGTGTGGCTGCGGCACTCAAAGCCACGGAGGCGCTCTACGAGCAGAGTGTAACGGCGCTAGGCCAAATGAACGCTTCAGAAGTGAAAAGTCTATTCGAGGGAGCCACCATCGTGGATATCTTACCGGAGCCCGGACAGAGCGTGTTGGATCTATCAATGAAAGCCGGTTGTTTCCCCACAAAAG AGGATGCAGTGAGGATAATTTCCGCCGGCGGCTTCTACATCAACCACCAACGCACCAACAACCCTAACGAAATTTTAAACTTAAACGTCCATCGACTGGCAAATAACATAACGCTGCTTAGAGTAGGTAAAAGGAACTATTATGTAGTGAAATGGTTGAATTAA
- the LOC138137750 gene encoding alkaline phosphatase-like isoform X1, giving the protein MSSDNLFITKLQLCIQFNRSANQSISDRSYWLNLGKSDLQDALNTETIVAPAKNVILFVGDGMGPTTTTASRIYSRGESGYLSFERFPHVGALKTYNADKWVPDSSSTATALFSGVKANYKTSGVDSSVKLDDCDASLRPEVRLEGLMRWAQESGRSTGFATTTRVTHATPSALYAHVPNRKWECESEIPQESRRCKDIARQLVEDEPGRNINVVMGGGRQCLQSGVGDLQGDPVDTWACYSKDGRDLVKDWEQDKKRRNKSYVTVKNNEELDKVDPSTEFVLGIFANGHMSMDYARDKSPKGMPSLANMTQKGLDILAKNPRGYIFVVEGGLIDYAHHRGHARKALDETVSFSDAIQIALEKTDPQETLIIVTSDHSHSLVFSGYASRDSNILDVAQPSVMDNVPYTSLLYGTGGPNNYQYSVVNSTVSRNDPSVNNTRDFEYSQQAVVLTDEVTHGGSDVLVYAKGPMAHLFHTVHEQTYVAYVISYAAKIGPFKNGVPDTNPTSIILTSCLFFSLLIRKSLYT; this is encoded by the exons ATGTCTagcgacaatttatttattactaaactTCAACTGTGTATTCAATTTAACAGAAg TGCAAATCAATCAATTTCAGATCGATCCTATTGGCTGAATTTGGGAAAGTCTGACCTTCAAGACGCCCTAAACACCGAAACAATTGTTGCACCCGCGAAAAACGTCATCTTATTCGTGGGGGACGGCATGGGCCCCACCACCACCACCGCCTCCCGCATCTACTCTCGTGGCGAATCCGGTTACCTCTCCTTCGAGCGCTTCCCCCACGTCGGCGCCCTCAAG ACGTACAACGCCGACAAATGGGTCCCCGACTCCAGCAGCACCGCCACCGCTCTCTTCTCCGGCGTCAAGGCCAACTACAAGACTTCAGGGGTGGACTCCAGCGTGAAACTGGACGACTGCGATGCCTCCCTGCGGCCCGAAGTGCGGCTCGAGGGGCTGATGCGGTGGGCGCAGGAGTCGGGCAGGTCAACGGGTTTCGCCACAACCACTCGCGTCACCCATGCCACCCCCAGCGCGCTCTACGCCCACGTCCCCAACAGGAAGTGGGAATGCGAGAGCGAAATCCCGCAGGAGTCGCGGAGGTGCAAGGACATAGCGAGGCAGCTGGTCGAGGACGAGCCCGGTAGGAACATCAACGTCGTGATGGGGGGAGGGAGGCAGTGCCTGCAATCGGGGGTTGGAGATCTACAGGGTGATCCGGTAGACACGTGGGCTTGCTACAGCAAGGATGGGCGCGATCTCGTCAAGGACTGGGAGCAAGACAAGAAGAGGAGGAACAAGAGCTATGTCACGGTTAAGAATAACGAAGAGCTGGACAAGGTGGATCCGTCGACAGAGTTTGTCTTag gaatTTTTGCAAATGGCCACATGTCTATGGACTACGCCCGAGACAAATCACCTAAAGGAATGCCCTCTCTCGCAAATATGACGCAAAAAGGACTAGATATTCTCGCAAAGAATCCTCGAGGTTACATCTTTGTCGTGGAAGGAGGTCTCATCGATTACGCCCACCACAGAGGACATGCCAGAAAAGCTTTAGACGAAACAGTTTCCTTTAGTGACGCAATTCAGATCGCTTTGGAAAAAACAGATCCTCAAGAAACTCTCATCATAGTGACAAGTGACCATTCGCATTCACTTGTCTTCAGTGGATACGCCTCCCGAGATTCTAACATATTAG atGTTGCACAGCCGTCAGTAATGGATAATGTCCCGTATACGTCACTGTTGTACGGTACTGGTGGTCCAAATAATTATCAGTATTCTGTAGTAAACAGTACAGTGTCACGTAACGATCCATCCGTCAATAATACTCGAGATTTTGAATATTCACAGCAGGCGGTGGTTTTAACGGATGAAGTTACCCACGGCGGAAGCGATGTTCTAGTTTACGCGAAAG GACCCATGGCCCACCTTTTTCACACCGTACACGAGCAAACCTACGTTGCTTACGTCATCAGCTACGCTGCGAAAATTGGCCCCTTCAAAAATGGGGTGCCTGATACGAATCCCACCAGTATTATTTTAACTTCATGCTTATTCTTTTCGTTACTAATACGAAAATCTCTTTACACGtaa